The genomic stretch taAATTAGCAATATTAAACCAAatcagatttatatttaaaaagcactCTTTCTGTTCATTGCTAATTTGCTTGGCCTAGCAAGCAAAGGAAGTACTAGTAGTCCACAACTGGTCAGAGGAGAACAATCACACTGTACAGccatgttgtatttatttattctgacaaACAGAGAATAAACTATACAGCACATGAACTATATACTGTAAATAACAAATGGCAAAGTTCAAAGATACATAATGCTTGAAAAACTATGTACACATTAAGtctttatcaagaaaaaaaaagtctctatcaAGGAAAGCCCAAAAAAATAGGAACttgaaattattaatgaaatatctCAGTTGTCCCCCAATCCCAAATCTGTGTTTTTTTGGCATCTAAATTCAACACTGATTTCAAATCAGATATGTGGAAGGAAACTCTCCAGTGTCTTCTTAGGTTATCCTTCACACTGACATTCAGTAGCTGGGCTTCCTTCCAAGCCCATTTTGCAAAGAAACTGGAATAACTGGGAAAACTATAGAGTTTCAGGCAAATCCCTAGGCTGCTTCCACATTGTCATTACCAGAAGTTCCCCGACGTGATGCCCAGCTCCAGGTTGCAAGGGGtatggggatgggagtggggaggtggggaggaatgaTGGGAATGAGTTGGGGCAGAAAGAGAATGAACTTAGAAAAACGCGAGGCACACAGTGGTAGGCTAAAGCAGAGTCAGGACAATCAGCCAAGTGTCTGCAAAGGGTCAAGTCTCCAAAATCATCTGCCGAccaatattaaaaggaaataaacacgAAGGAAACACCATGTGCTTCAATTACACCTAAATCTATCCTCTTAATGTGGTAGGGACTACTATAATAGAAACCAACTGGATTTTCAAGGGCAAGACACTTTGCCACTAAACAAGATGATGTCATCCTTCCTGATGACGAAGAGGAATGGACGATCAGCTCTGAACACCCTGGACTCGGGCAGCTGCTTTTCTACAATGTTATTTCCTGTGGCAGCAGCGGCCTCCGTGCCCTCCTCAGTGACCTCGATGTAGGACTTATGCATCATTTTGGACACATACAGACGGCCTCCTGAAGCTATACCAGAGAGATCAGCTCTGGATTCATCAAAGATGTCTTTCAGTCCTAGGGCTCTTAAGTGGTGTTTGATTTCATAATTCTTCTCTATCTTGAACTGAGGAAGAAACACCTCAACATACTGAGAGCTCATTTTTCTTGGATTGGTCCACTCCATTAGATTCTGAAAGGTCAGTCTGTTCTCAATCTGTAGGAATATTGAAAAGGCAATTCAATATGCTTAAGGGACAGATAAAACACCAACTACAAAGATAGATGGTTTTCCATAATTATTCTCTTCTGGATATTTGAGTGAAAGTATGTCAATGGGTCCAGAGGATTCTGAAAATGGGAAATTATTAGCACAAATAGTTCAAGCACTCTTTAATAAATCATGTTTAATTTTCTCTGCTATGATAAGGTGTGACTTACTTGTACTTCAAGGCATTTCTTTTCTCTGCCCACATATGAACAAATACAGCCAAAGTGGAACAACAGGCAGGTGAAGGAATTAGAGTAGCAGAGATCATCAGAGGGTGAAAGGAGCTCAGGTCATTTAAGTCAgcatttcttgactatttcccaTCATGAACGACATAGAAAATGGTAATGTTTGCATAGCTTGCCAGAATAACCAATGGAATGGCAGGTGGCCCAAAGCAAGGAGCCCAGAGCTCTAGCTTCCAGAGTTTAGGTGATCAGTACCTACTAGCATAGGCGCCTACACCACTGGGGGGCTTGGATCCAAATACATCCTCCTTTTCAACACATGGGACAACGGAAGTTCAAGACATTGTAGGAAATATGCCAAATTGCATAGTTGGGCACGTCAGTTATATAGCTAGGAGCCCACAGCCCTCTCTCCAGCACCACTGCTGCCCTCAATGATTTCCCCAATGGAATTCACCAACTCTTGAAAACTGAGAATTGATCAGGGACTAGACCAGATGTACACAGGGAAGAATTTTCATGCACATTGCTTATAAATCTTATATGTAGGTATTTATTCTCAAATTCAGTCttactggaattttaaaagctTGTCACAGTTATCCTtatcaaagacctaaatttgTTTAATCAAATTTTGTCTGATTACAATTTTATGTGTGTAAATTATCCAGTTTATGGTTAATCTATAATAACTTCTCACTCTGAATTAGAATTATTTCCTCATTTAGCTCACTATAAAGCCAACTTCTCCATTATTTCATTACATAGGATTATATAGGTCTATAGGATAATGTAGGAATGTAGATTTATACTCATCTGATCTAAACATTATTAGCAAGATctattacagaaaagaaaaacttagacAATAAGTATAAGAACAAATCTATCTTTCATGTTATCTGCCATTTGTTTTATATGGGCTAATTTTTCTGTTATGGTAGATTATTTGAAGTTAAAATAACTGATGTATGCTAAAATCTAATTGTGATAATGATTGTCAAGTGAATTATTGGTTTAATATGAgtatcaatattttatattatcactTTAGGTTTAACAATAGCAACTTCATGACATTTCCTCTTGCTGTTCATcagaaaaagtaattaaaatgaaactaaatgaAAATCATTATAATGATTCAGTGGTTTTGTCCCTTTAGAAACTGTATTTCTAAAGTTCTAAAATCATGTTTGTAAATCATAGAAAAAAGGATGGATAGAAGTTATGCCTCTAGGTATAAGGAGATCTTCTTTATATTCTTTGTAGTTTCCCAGTTATTTTAGAAGCAAGAATCATCATTTTACtaatcaaaataccaaaaaatattttaaactttaggTGTAAATTTTAGGGTAGCTGATAGGTGTGTACACCCACACATatttgtacatatgtatgtatctatcagATAAATTGATCAAATTCCTTGaccctcctttccctgccccacATGACTGCTATAtggatcaaatgagataacataAATGCAGCTCAGAGTACatggcctggcacataatagatgtTCAATGAATGGTGTCTCTTATTACTTTTGATTGGAAATACAGAGAGGCATGTTGAcacccaggtttctgggatttcAGGTCACAGGCTCAGGAGGCTATATAGATAGGCCTTAAAAAAGATCAGGATCTGAGATATGGTGATTCTTCCTTGCTTTGCAGGACTATCACTCTTTGCCTCTTGTACCATGCTGGTCTATTGTCCTAGTCACACCAGTCACAGGGCAGTCCCTAACTTCTGCTTTTCCCAGAGACACAGCAGCTCAGAATGAGACCATACATTTCAGTGCACAAAGGCCCAGGAAAAGACCTAAACTCATGCCATTTTCTCTCCAAAGCTGAGATCTGAGAGGGTTCCAATTTCATAGCTATTCAACTAAAACTGTGTTAAACGGAAATAAGTCAATCTCAGTAGTAACggtacctggcacagagtaggtactccttaaatatttcaaatgaatagGGGTAAATCTCTAATTCTTACAACCCAAAATTGTAAAGTTGATGCATAAAAATACAATCAATAATATCCTAAAAATCTTCTAATTCCCCAATAGTGAAAGTGGCAGTAGCAACTTACTTGGGACAGGTCATTTTCAGGCAGCATAATGAACATGCTTATGCCACCGTGATACTTGAGCTCAAGAACCTGTAGGGGTGGGTCTCTAATGACAGAAAAATTGAACTTCCGTTCTTGATGCATCATGGCGACTGCTTTCCCAGGACACTGAAAGTcaagtcagaaaaaaattttaattaatttaccttatttcacttataagaatagtgtttcagttttcatttgGTTGATCCTGTAGATTTTTCCTGACTTGCTGCCAACAGTGGTTGCAATGGTTCATGGCTTAGGGATACAAGCACAGACTTTGAGATTAACTGCCTGAATTTAAAACTTCCAGCATGCAATTTTGGGTGAGTTACGTCACCTTTCTGTGCCTCCCTTTCTTCATCAATATAATGGAGGTAAAATAGTCTCTACTGTGCAGGACTGTTGTAAAGATCATGTGAGTTATTATACTTGGAACTTGGTTCATTTCTTTGCACTTAGCATATTATCTGAAAATGTTTATATAGTAagcaacaaataattattaaatagcattgtaattaaaaatggatgctatagattttttatttttataagaactcattcttttttttttttaaagattttatttatttatttgacagagagagaacacaagcagggagagtgggaaagggaaaatcaggcttcctgttgagcagagagccagatgcgtggctcaatcccaggaccctggaatcatgcaccaaaggcagaagcttaacgactgagccaccgaggtgcccctaagacctcattcTTAAATTGTGTGATTTTGATAGTACGGGTCTGTAATTGACTTCtgacgaaagaaaaaaaaaatctgtactggTCATGGCTATACTTATCACTCATTCAGCGATCTTTGATTTCTACCAGCTCTCACCACTCCTGTATCTAAAAGTTCTGATGTGGAAGAATGCAGAAAGaacatttcaataaataaaactaaatttaaaagtttaatctGAGTTTCTCTGTTTCAACACAAAAGGCTGAGTGATTGAAAGAAACTTTAGAGGTCAATTAGTGGAATTGGCTCATTTGTGAGGATGGGAAGGTCTACAGTGGTTAAGCGAACTGGCCTAAGACAATGCAGATTAGCATTGGAATAAGGCAACACAGTATTTTTGACTCCAAAGCCCCTGGTGTTTCTACTATCCCATAAGATTATTGTGTACAAAttggtaacacacacacacacacacacacacaagaatatatattttacaaaagtTGATTCAGACTGACACTTGgagggcatccgggtggctcagttgttaagagtctgccttcggctcaggtcatgaccgcaaggtcctgggatcaaacccctcatcGGCTCTCTActgggcaggaagtctgcttctccctctcccactccccctgcttgtgttccctctctcactgtgtctctctctgtcaaataaataaataaaatctttttaaattttttttaaaaagactgacacTTGAGAATGCATAACTTTACTCAACATaactttttcctttgtaaaagGAAACACATCCTGGCTTTGACTCAAGAAAAACCACTGATGTTAAATGACTAGAATTATCTACCCCATAGTTAGAAtcacaaaaaatgaaaagcacacttttgtcatattttcttcttatagGCATAACTAGATTATCTTAAAATGAATTCACATGTTATTACCTTTCTCAAATTTgaacatattttaagaaatatcaaTTTATGGGGCACCTCCAATAGTGTACCATAACCTGCATTATCAGGAAAGTAGGTTGTTTTATAAGCAAGTCACCATATAGTATTGGGTAACCTATAgaagaaataagtaaagaaatgatGAATCTATCATTTGTCTATGCAAATACCATAATTTCTGCAAAGGAATATTATGaccaaaaaaaccttttttttaagatcttatatttatttgagagagaaagcacagaggagaataagagggagaagcaaacttctcactgagcagagagcttgatgcggagcttgatctcaggaccctgaccctgagatcatgacctaagccaaaggtagatgcttaaccaactgagacacccaggtctcctggccaaaaaaaaaaaatctaaaaaatattccCATACCTTGGGAGATTTGAACAGGCAATTTACAGTTTCATTCTTGGTGAAGGCCAGTTCCCACTTGCCTTTGAAGTACACAGCATTCACTAGCACCATTACAGCCGAAGAACTTATGCTACCTGCTCGAAAGATGTTTTTGATCTTGCcttttgaaatataaatggagaaaatatgttaagttttaatgtatttttaaatttttttttagattcatttatttatttgggagagaagaagagagagcagggggagggacagaggcagagggagagataatctcaagcagactccccactgaggatgctccctccacccccaccatggtagggcttgatctcaccaccctgagatcacagtctgaactgaaatcaagaagtgaatgcttaaccaactgagccacccaagtgccccattaaaataattttttaaaaatacaaggtgAACATGATGTTTTCCTTACAACATAATTATAacaatgatactgtaataatcTATGACCAATTGCTCCTCCAGTACTCTCTGAGCACTTTATGTACAATGTttgatttaatcctcacaaaatctCTGTGAGGCGAGTACTTTCCTGTGGAGGAAGCTGAAacacagagagatgaagtaaTTCGTACAAAATCACACAACAAGAAAGTTAGGGCACCAGGATTCTGACCCAGAAAGACAATTCCCAAAGCCCCTCCTTGCTGTTAAGCACCAAACTACCTTTACTGCCTAGACAAGGCCACAGCACTTCAAATATAATTTAACTCCATTCTGTTGGactaatttcttccttccttccgcATGAACAAGATTTTGCTGGATGTCAACCCTATTCTCGATACTTGAATAACAACCATGAGAGGCACAGTCTTTGCCATCATTGGGCTCGCAGGGGAGCAACTGTACACATGGGTACCACAGCCACATGCTGAGTGTGCTGGGGGGGCACAGATGAGGGGCACCCATCTCAGGCTTGGCCCTCTGCTTGAGCTGATGGCAAGGTGGGAGGTGGAGAGAATCTGCATACAGCAGAGGCTGTTTACCCAAACACATGGAAGCACGGAAGAGCACAGTGTATTTGGAGAAACCCTAAGTTATTCCAATGCGTAGGGAAAGTAGGGTTGAAAAGGTTAGAGGCAGGGGCCAATAATGAAGATCCCTGAATGTCTGGTAATAATTTTGGGTTATCCTGAAGGCAATGGAAAATAATTGTTCAGGATTCATTGGAATATAAGAAAGGACACGGTCATGATGGGTCAGATTTACCTTTTAAGAGGATTGCTTTGGCAGTGTGGGAGGATGGAGTTGGGGTGGTAGGACTTGGGTGGGTTTGTTGGAATGTTGACAGCATTTTGAAGTGTGCCCTCCAAATGAGTATTGAGAACTAATGCTtatcaaaataagaataaattttgaaatatatttgcatgaaaaaagaaggaagagaaatgaataaTTGGTCCAGGCGAAAAAAGATATTAGCAATCTGATACCCTTAAAAACTACACACTAAATAGAATTCCATTCAGTTATTAGGAAAAGCAATTATACGGTTCCTCTTTGTTTGTGAATAGTATATTTGAAACTTGGCTAATGGTCCAAGTAACCCTCTACTGAGGTaatgatgaatgaataagcaaaagaaaactgggaCACTGTATTCTTGTTCCCAGGACAAGTTGTAGTATGTCAAATGTTTGCAAGTCACATGTTTTTTACTTTTGAGACAGAACcacattcagcaaatacttgtaTGTTGTTCAGAGTATAAATCCAAGTCAAGGACTAGGTTTGGGATCGATTGATTAACAAAATAGCAATGAAtacatttccttatttgttttgaaCTCAACAAGAACATCTGCTGGAATTCAGTTTTTAGCTGTGTGAAAACACTTACCAATAAAGCAATGTACTTTTTCTGGAAGGTACCACTTTTGTCACATACATTATTTGGATACATGAAGAGGGTTTTAAATGAAAGATAAACAATGCATCTTTTAGAGGAAgcaatgatataaaatatatttcccaaATAGTAATTTATGAATGGTCATAATGAAATCAGTATTTGTTTCATAGGCTTGTTTCCCAATCCAATGAGATAATGTAATAGGTAAGATTTCTGAAAAGTATAAAGCATTCAAATTATTAAGATTATTCAGAACCACACTGTGGACAAATACTaaagcaattttctttcttcttttatttaataatttatttgatgtAACCAATAGAACCTAAATATTACCATTTCACCAAATAGTAAATAGAAAAAACTATTAGGGTTGTTTACATTCTTTACTTCATACTTGACCTATGCAATTAAATGGTCATAAAAATTGCAAAGTAGTCTCTAAAAATATGGGAGatagaatgtgaagaaaaaaaatataaacacagatGTGAACGTAGCCTCCGAACATAACTAGGTCAACTTATTTTTTGTGCATAAAACCAAGGACTAGAatagaaaatgggaaaaggaagCATTGATTTTTTGAGGTGCTAGGATTGTGTTAAAAAACATATACCAtcaaatttaccatcttaacagATCAGTTGTATTAACCATATATGCCttgtgatatatcacattttcagaacttacttcactttaaaaaaactgaaactcTAAATACATCAAACCACTCCCCTTCACACAACAATCCCCAAAGCCTAGTAACCAccattattggtttttttttttaattgaagtataattaacatacagtgttatattaagtttcaggtatacaatataataatccaataattctacacattactcagtgctcaagTTAATTGTACtcacctatttctcccatcccccaacACACCTCGcctaaccatctgtttgttctctgtatttaaaagtcggttttttgtttgcctcttttttcctttgttttgtttcttaaattccacacgtaaatgaaatgatatttgcttttctctgtctgacttatttcacttagcattataccctttaGGTCTGTCCACTGTTGCAAATGGTAatatctcatcctttttatggctgagtaatattcctatctatctatctatctatctatctatctatgagatatatatcacatcttattCATCCATTAATCTACTGATGGACATGTGGgatgcttccacatcttggctactgtaaataacaGTGCAATAACCACGGgcatacatgtattttttcaaatcagtgtttttcatttcctttggataaatacccagtagtggaattactagatatTGATATCTAGTAACCTATTGATTACTAGATATTGATAGCTCTGTTTTTAGCTTTTGAGGTACCTCTAttgtgttttccatagtggctgcaccaatttgtcTTACCACCACGAGTGCATGAAAAATATTCAATAGCATCAATCATTACTTTGGATTAGGAGGAACTGTTCCTTGCATGTTTTACAAAAGATGTCCAGCTCTAAAGTTGGCCATTCTCAGTATTCACATATCACTGgcaaatcttgtaaaaaaaaaatagggttcCACTCACCATGTGTTTCATTTTCAAtccatttattgattttatatctggtATCTTCTACATCATTTGTGAAGTCAACTCGTTCCACTTTAGCATTGTATAATTTTTCAGCACACTCAATATagttctataaatataaataattacagtTCTGTAAGTGATACATAGTTCTTATAGTCACAAGTCATCATTAACTAAGCATATAAAAACTCTGTTTTTCAACTTGTCTCTTCATTTCCACCATTTTACTCAAAGACTCATTCCCCACTCAAAGATGAGGAAATATGggtagaaatatgaaaatatggcTGGATAGTTTGCTGGAGAACCTGAAATTGAATTTGCACAGCAAGCACAATATTTGAACCTGTTTATCTGAAGTAGATTAGGGGAGGCTAACAGGGATTATGGCTAAAGCCCACTTCCTTGGCTTTAGCACTGTTTTCTCACCATAAGTACTTCAACAGTGTCCTTGCTCATCTCCCTTGCTTGTGTCACCCGCTTCCTACTGAAAGCATTAAGAAGGTTTCCAGGCAACTTCTTGTACTTAAGATAAAGCTCAAGCCCCTGGACCTGGCctgcatttgaaagaaaaaaaaaagaagacaagttGAAGAAGATGAGCAGAAAAGTAAGGCCCCAAGCAATAGTACACTCAGAGGAGTAAGAGTATCTTTGCACACTCAGGAGACCCACAGgaatttttgatgactgaagcatgtggtgaaaggggaaaaTGGAGGACAGGAGCCAGGACAGAGGAAGAGCATGACTATCTTGTTTCCCTGGAAAAggagctttcattttattttagggagagttATTAAAAGGATTTAAACAGGAGagtaatataattaaatatgcaTTTCATAAAGGTAACTCTGAAATcagcataggaaaaaaaatgaatggaaatagaGGGACTTACTAAAATGTCCTTATAGTTTATCTTTAGGAATATAAAGAGGTCCTGAATTGAAGCACTGGCAGTTTCCAGGGCCATGGGGAGGACAAAACAAATTTTAGAGATACACTAAGAAGGTAGAACTAACTCTTTCTTGTCCCCTACCCTTCCCTTTCCTTGTTGAATAGCTGAGACTCAAAGCCATTAGGAGGGGCAAATCTAGGTAGGTAAACATCTCGGGAGGGGAGGACCAGTGTGGCAGAGCTGGATGGATAGCAGAGCTCCATCATGGTGAGGAGAAATTCAACACAAAGTATTAGCAGCCAAAGGAGACAAAGAACACATTGCCTTGTCAGGGAAGCCCAGCTCTGGAATTCAAGCTTAGGCAGAATCCAGAGGCATTCCTGAGAAGGAGTGGCCTCATGCAGGTATTAGATCCTAAATAGTGTGAAGTGGACATTCTTGTGGGGTGTCAAAGCCCAAAAAAAGTGACAGGAGCACAGGAACATCTCTGTGGTGGGCAACGACCATGGGATGTGGGGGACTAAGACGAGGGAAGACATATacacctatgtgtgtgtgtgtgtgtgtgtgtatacacatagcCTAGCATGGAGGGGCAGATCTCTCATGGGATAAAGGAGGTGTTTTCACATTGGGAGGAGCAACAGCATCCATCAGTGATGGGAAATGGGTTACATAGAGGGAGATTGATCAAGCAagtaaatatgtaagaataataCAGCCAGATTTCTCAGTGCCGGAGAAGGGAGTTaaatgaacacagaaaaagagaaaaaaaaaatggaccctGTGGTGTTTGATGGAAATTGGAGATATCAGTAGGAACCCATGGGTTTTGCTATATTTGGGTAAAAAGATGAACATTGATTTAATATGTGCATGTATTTTCCTAAAAAGGAACTAGGGCtcctggagaaatggctgattctagggctGAGGCAGGGAAAGAAGATGAGATTGGGAATTCTCATGGTGCCAGAAAGAAAGTGCTCAAATGAGGTGGGCATGTCAAACAAGTATAGATGTCAATAGAAGGGATAATTTGAACATGAAAATAATATGACGGATTAACCCTTTGGCTAAAACAAGACACCATGGGtccatattattataaataaacaaataaatatcttttatcaAAAATGAGATATTTACATAGTCTGAAAGCCATTCCTCACAAAATACTTaacaacaaagggaaaaagagtaaCTTCACAGTAGAGAAACCCAGCATACATCCCTGTAATCATGTGACCAAAGATGGCAGGACAAGCAACAGGATAAATCAGAATCCTGCCAGTGTGCCACGGGGataacacaacaaaaacaaacaggctTCGTTGGATGTTTCCATCAAATCTGGTGCAAATGTTAGCTAATACTATGGTGATAATTCTTGCATAATATGTAAGTGAATCAAATCAACATGCTCTATACCTTAAatttatactatattatatatcaatCATAATTCAGAAATGCTGGGAGAAAATAGGACTCTAATCATGAAGACATAtcaaaaaaacccacactgaAGGGCATTCTAAAATATATCTGGCCTAAAACTGGACACTAAATAATCATCAAAAGTGTCAAGATCATGAAAGTCAAGACAGGCTATGAACTGTTCCAAATCGAAGGAGACTAAAAGTGAGTCAACAACAGAATATAATGATTGATTCTGAGCTAAGGGATGATGTTGGGCTGACTGGTGACACCCAAAAGGATCTGAAGATGGGCTGAATGTCCACTGTTAACTTCCTGATCTTGATGGTTGTATGGTGACTATGTAGAAGAATGCCATTGTAGGAATTACATGAAAGTATTCAAATATGATAAAGCATCTTAAATGCTTCAGGAGGAAAGTGTTCTTTCTATAATACTTGGAACTTCTATGTGAGCttgaatttatttcaaataacttttttttgaaagtagaaggaaaatCAATTAACGCTTCTTCACTGATCAACAGTGAAGCTCCAGGGAAAGGAAATGTCAAAGTTGATCAAAATACCTAGTAGGTCATTCACTGAAAGAGAACCCAGACGAAAGAGAATATGTGGGGATAAGAGAGATGCTGTGTTGAAGAACCTATAAATGCCCACGTGAAGACTGgcagtaggcaggcagagagatgagcATGACATTGAGGGCGAGGAATGAATGATCTGTGGAGGTACAGAGGACAACATCAAGTTAAACTTTCTAAGTCAATCATCTCTTCTTAGAAGAGGCCAGAGGGCAGAACCCTAAAGAGCAACAGTATTTcagagatgaataaatgaataaagataaaCAAAGGAAAGTGAAATGAAGAGAAGGTAGAAAACCAGGAAAAATCAATGCCATAGAAACCATGAGAGGAGAAAGTTCCAGGGATCTCCAATAGCATTGAATACTAAAGAGGCAGGTAAGACCCAGACTGCAAAGTGCCCATAGCTTGGTGTCCACTGGAAGCCAATAGTCACCTTGGTAAGAGGAGCTTCAGGAGAATGTGGAAGGTAGAAGCTAGTTTGCAATAGATGGAGCAGTGAGAGAGGGTGAAAAAAATGGATTCTGCCTGTACATATCATCcctcaaataatatttttcaagtttaGACTGTCAGAGTGagaaacacagaaatggaaagagaatcatggggtaactttttaaaaaaggagagaaaaattgaGAAGATGTGTATCTGGAGCACATTTATAtgtgatgaagaagaagaaaacagagtgaCAGAAGttcatgaaaaatacagaaacagcACCAAGAAACTGGGGGCaagggagggggtgaggtggCAAGGAGAAATGGAGGACTTATCCATTAAGCAAAGTGTTCCCCCGATAttgaaggaaaaggggaaagggagcaggGTGTTATTTGGGGTATGGATCTGCTCTGATTGCCTATTTTCTTTGTCAAGTAGAAGACAAGTGGAGATGGGAATTTATTGCTTAAATAGGAAAATGacagtgttaaaatgtctacactgcctagagcaaatctatactttcagtgccatcctgatcaaaattccactggcatttttcaaagagctagagcaaacaatcctaaaatttgtatgaaaccagaagagaccccgaattgctaaggatatgttgaaaaagaaaaacaatactgagggcatcacattgcctgatttcaagctttactacaaag from Neovison vison isolate M4711 chromosome 3, ASM_NN_V1, whole genome shotgun sequence encodes the following:
- the SERPINB7 gene encoding serpin B7 — encoded protein: MASLAAANAEFCFNLFREMDNNQGSENVFFSSLSIFTALALVRLGARGDCVSQIDKMLHFNTASGWGSSSQAQPGLQSQLKRVLSDINTSHRDYELHIANGLFAEKVFDFHKNYIECAEKLYNAKVERVDFTNDVEDTRYKINKWIENETHGKIKNIFRAGSISSSAVMVLVNAVYFKGKWELAFTKNETVNCLFKSPKCPGKAVAMMHQERKFNFSVIRDPPLQVLELKYHGGISMFIMLPENDLSQIENRLTFQNLMEWTNPRKMSSQYVEVFLPQFKIEKNYEIKHHLRALGLKDIFDESRADLSGIASGGRLYVSKMMHKSYIEVTEEGTEAAAATGNNIVEKQLPESRVFRADRPFLFVIRKDDIILFSGKVSCP